Proteins co-encoded in one Chrysemys picta bellii isolate R12L10 chromosome 13, ASM1138683v2, whole genome shotgun sequence genomic window:
- the OSER1 gene encoding oxidative stress-responsive serine-rich protein 1 isoform X2, whose amino-acid sequence MKTEAKDGEEESLQTAFKKLRVDAAGSTASLPVGEGTIPRALVRTATDETKSKNVCTSKEAWHGSMRKPSRGAVRTQRRRRSKSPILHPPKFIHCSSKTPSVCSHLVHKSQIDTPDNSTGLGVPIPKEFCANEQSSPVLDGAGHKGVGAEHSGASVAEPVQENKQENSSVAVSLMSKASLKTTDLSDFQSVSKQNKSKPCACMDKACQCKQWQDMEVYKFSGLQNTIPLSPERTVVEDHSQPLPSRTPSSSPRSCSEQARAYVDDVTIEDLSGYMEYYLYIPKKMSHMAEMMYT is encoded by the exons ATGAAAACAGAAGCTAAGGATGGAGAAGAGGAAAGTCTTCAGACAGCTTTCAAAAAGCTAAGAGTTGATGCAGCAGG GTCCACTGCTTCTCTTCCTGTGGGTGAGGGTACAATTCCAAGAGCACTGGTTAGAACAGCTACAGACGAAACCAAATCTAAGAATGTGTGCACATCTAAAGAAGCCTGGCATGG GTCTATGAGGAAACCTTCAAGAGGGGCAGTGAGAACCCAGCGTCGGAGGCGTTCTAAGTCTCCAATCCTTCATCCTCCTAAGTTTATCCACTGCAGTTCAAAAACACCTTCTGTGTGCAGCCATCTGGTACACAAGAGCCAGATTGACACTCCGGACAACAGCACCGGGCTAGGGGTGCCAATCCCAAAGGAATTCTGTGCAAATGAACAATCCAGTCCTGTTCTTGATGGTGCTGGCCACAAGGGAGTTGGTGCTGAGCATTCGGGGGCTTCTGTTGCAGAGCCAGTGCAAGAGAACAAACAGGAGAACTCTTCTGTTGCTGTTTCTCTGATGTCCAAAGCAAGTCTAAAGACCACAGATCTTTCTGACTTCCAGTCAGTGTCCAAACAAAACAAGAGTAAGCCATGTGCATGCATGGACAAGGCCTGTCAGTGTAAGCAGTGGCAAGACATGGAAGTGTACAAATTCTCCGGCTTGCAGAACACCATCCCATTGTCACCGGAAAGAACAGTTGTTGAGGACCACTCCCAGCCTTTGCCATCAAGAACTCCCTCAAGCTCTCCACGATCTTGCTCTGAGCAAGCAAGGGCCTATGTGGATGATGTGACTATTGAAGACCTTTCAGGATACATGGAATATTACTTATATATTCCCAAGAAAATGTCTCACATGGCAGAAATGATGTACACCTGA
- the OSER1 gene encoding oxidative stress-responsive serine-rich protein 1 isoform X1, whose translation MRSTASLPVGEGTIPRALVRTATDETKSKNVCTSKEAWHGSMRKPSRGAVRTQRRRRSKSPILHPPKFIHCSSKTPSVCSHLVHKSQIDTPDNSTGLGVPIPKEFCANEQSSPVLDGAGHKGVGAEHSGASVAEPVQENKQENSSVAVSLMSKASLKTTDLSDFQSVSKQNKSKPCACMDKACQCKQWQDMEVYKFSGLQNTIPLSPERTVVEDHSQPLPSRTPSSSPRSCSEQARAYVDDVTIEDLSGYMEYYLYIPKKMSHMAEMMYT comes from the exons ATGAG GTCCACTGCTTCTCTTCCTGTGGGTGAGGGTACAATTCCAAGAGCACTGGTTAGAACAGCTACAGACGAAACCAAATCTAAGAATGTGTGCACATCTAAAGAAGCCTGGCATGG GTCTATGAGGAAACCTTCAAGAGGGGCAGTGAGAACCCAGCGTCGGAGGCGTTCTAAGTCTCCAATCCTTCATCCTCCTAAGTTTATCCACTGCAGTTCAAAAACACCTTCTGTGTGCAGCCATCTGGTACACAAGAGCCAGATTGACACTCCGGACAACAGCACCGGGCTAGGGGTGCCAATCCCAAAGGAATTCTGTGCAAATGAACAATCCAGTCCTGTTCTTGATGGTGCTGGCCACAAGGGAGTTGGTGCTGAGCATTCGGGGGCTTCTGTTGCAGAGCCAGTGCAAGAGAACAAACAGGAGAACTCTTCTGTTGCTGTTTCTCTGATGTCCAAAGCAAGTCTAAAGACCACAGATCTTTCTGACTTCCAGTCAGTGTCCAAACAAAACAAGAGTAAGCCATGTGCATGCATGGACAAGGCCTGTCAGTGTAAGCAGTGGCAAGACATGGAAGTGTACAAATTCTCCGGCTTGCAGAACACCATCCCATTGTCACCGGAAAGAACAGTTGTTGAGGACCACTCCCAGCCTTTGCCATCAAGAACTCCCTCAAGCTCTCCACGATCTTGCTCTGAGCAAGCAAGGGCCTATGTGGATGATGTGACTATTGAAGACCTTTCAGGATACATGGAATATTACTTATATATTCCCAAGAAAATGTCTCACATGGCAGAAATGATGTACACCTGA